The following DNA comes from Streptomyces pristinaespiralis.
CAGTGCCGCAAGCGCCTGGAGTCGTGGTGGCTGTGGATCGCCGCCGACGTGGTGTACGTGCCGCTGTACGCCTACAAGGAGCTCTACCTGACCTCCCTGCTCTACATCGGCTTCATGGCGCTGTGCGTCGCCGGGCTGCGGGGCTGGTCGCGCGACCTGTCCGCACGGCGCGAGGCGGTGGCGGTGTGAAGCGCTACGGACACGGCCTGGTCCTCGGCAAGTTCTATCCGCCGCACGCCGGCCACCACCATCTCGTACGGACGGCTGCCGACCGCTGCGAGCGGCTCACCGTCCTCGTGTGCGCCTCGTCCGTCGAGACGATCCCGCTGGCCGACCGCGTGGCGTGGATGCGCGAAGTGCACCCCGGGGCGCGGGTCGTGGGCACCATGGACGACATCCCCGTGGACGTGACCGACCCTGACGTGTGGGACGCGCACATGGCCGTCTTCCGCGCGGCCGTCCCCGGCCGGGTGGACGCCGTGTTCACCTCGGAGGCGTACGGCGCGGAGCTCGGCCGCCGCTTCGGCGCCGACTCCGTCTGCGTCGACCCCGACCGGAGCGTCTTCCCGGTCTCCGGCAGTGCCGTGCGCAAGGACCCCGTCGGCTGCTGGGACTTCCTCGAGCCGCCGGTGCGTGCCGCGCTCGTCAGGCGGGTCGTCGTCCTCGGCGCCGAGTCGACCGGCACCACCACGATGGCCCGGGCGCTCGCCGAGCACTACCGGCGGCGCGGCGGCGTGTGGGCGCAGACCCGCTGGGTCGCGGAGTACGGACGGGAGTTCAGCGAGCACAAGCTGGCCGCCCTGCGGGCACGGCGGCCGGGCGCCGGCTGGGAAGAGGTGGCGTTCTCCTCCGATGAGTTCCCGCTGATCGCACGGCGGCAGGCGGTGCTCGAGGAGCGCGCCGCGCGGGCCGGCTCGCCGGTCCTCTTCTGCGACACCGACGCCTTCGCCACGACGATCTGGCACGAGCGGTACATGGGCGGCCCCTACCCGGTGGCACCCGAGCCGTGCCGCCAGCACCTGTGGCTGCTGACCGACCACACGGGCGTCGGCTTCGAGGACGACGGCCTGCGCGACGGAGAGCACCTGCGGCCCTGGATGACCGGCCGCTTCCGCGAGGAGCTCGCCCGCACCGGCCGCCGCACCGTCGAGCTCACCGGACCGCACGAGCGGCGGCTCGCCACGGCGGTCGCCGCCGTGGACGCACTGCTCGCCGAGGGCTGGGACCTCGCGGAACCCCTCCCGGAGAAGCGATGAACGACAACCGTCCGGCGGGCTACGACCCGTACGCCTTCGAACCGTTCGCCGTCACCGTCGACCTGGCCGTCTTCACGGTCAGGGAGAGCCGGCTGCACGTCCTGCTGGTCGAACGCGGCCAGGAGCCCTACCG
Coding sequences within:
- a CDS encoding AAA family ATPase, coding for MKRYGHGLVLGKFYPPHAGHHHLVRTAADRCERLTVLVCASSVETIPLADRVAWMREVHPGARVVGTMDDIPVDVTDPDVWDAHMAVFRAAVPGRVDAVFTSEAYGAELGRRFGADSVCVDPDRSVFPVSGSAVRKDPVGCWDFLEPPVRAALVRRVVVLGAESTGTTTMARALAEHYRRRGGVWAQTRWVAEYGREFSEHKLAALRARRPGAGWEEVAFSSDEFPLIARRQAVLEERAARAGSPVLFCDTDAFATTIWHERYMGGPYPVAPEPCRQHLWLLTDHTGVGFEDDGLRDGEHLRPWMTGRFREELARTGRRTVELTGPHERRLATAVAAVDALLAEGWDLAEPLPEKR